The stretch of DNA TTTGATTTTGTTCAAGCAAAAGGGTTTACGGGGAAGAAGCAACAAGCAGTACGGCAATCCACGTCGCTGCATATGAATGGTACGGCCGTCAAAAATCAATCCATACCTAAAGGTCCTGCCAATGTTCCGCATTCGGTTGGAGCTGTAAAAGAGGTTTTCCAAGATGCGAAGCATGGTGTTAAACAATTAGGCCTGAATAAATCAAACGACGAGCTTGATTTGATTTTTAAAGAAATAAAACAAGTAATGAACCAGTCTATTCTAAGACAGGGCCCTTTTATCGATGAATTGCTTGTTGCTTTCAAGAAAGCTTTTATTAATAGAATCAAAGGGAAGGTCCAACAGACACTATTAGTCGCAGGTCCTACTGGAACAGGGAAAACAACATCCATTCGAATATTAATTGATCAGCTTTATAAGAAAAAGCTAGTTCCATATAATCGATACGCTACGATTGAGCTTGATAAATACACTGAATCGGATATCCATACGAATTTTATTGTTGATTGTACAGCTGCCTTTGAATATGGGATCGGCACGGTTTGTTTTACGGGGTTTGAAAAGGCTAATGAGCAAATTATTGACTATGTTTCGAAGTTATTTTCACAGGGATATTTTCGTACAACCAATGGTGTCATGATTAATGCCTCTGACTATTTCTTATTGTTATATACAGACGTTCATTTTGTGGAAAAAGAGCAGGGCCAGCTGCCACCGGCCATTGCCAACAAGATGCCAGCCTCTATTTTAAAAGGCATTCAGTCCTTTGCCATTTCATCACCATTGTTAAAAGAGGACATTGAAATCATTCTCAAGCAAAAGATGACTTTGGCCGCGGAAAGGTTAGAAAAACAGGCACAGCTTATCCTCTCTGTTCAACCGTCTATTTTTTCGGCGCTGGCCGAGAGAATTCTAGAAACAAAACGCTATGGGGAAGAAATAGAGAGATTTATAGATAAAGATTTTTACCCTGTGCTTGTTGACTTAAGAGCAAGGGAAATTTTCCGAAATGGTGATCGGGTTCTAGTGAAATTCCAAGATGATCTCTTGTCAGCTTCTAATGGGCTCAAAGATTATCCGCTTAAACGAATCCCGATTGTTAAAGAAGAAAAGCTAGAGGATATACTAGAGGAACTTAATCAATTAACTGGGTTGGATTCAGTTAAGCGTTCCATTTATGAGCTGCTTGAAACAGTGAAAATTCAAAAAGTTAGGCAGGAAGCGGGCTATAAAAAAGCCGATAAAATGGCTATACATATGGTGTTTACCGGAAATCCGGGAACAGGGAAGACTATTGTTGCCAGACTGGTATCGCGTATTCTGAAGTCAATGGGCTTACTATCACAAGGGCAGCTAGTAGAAGTCGCGAGACAGGATTTAGTGGGGGAATACTTGGGTTCAACTGCACCGAAGACCAACGCTGCGATCCAACGTGCCATTGGTGGAGTCTTGTTTATTGATGAAGCATATACACTGGCTCGGGAAAAGCAGGATCCGTTTGGTCTTGAGGCCATTGATACGATAGTAAAGGGTATGGAGGATTACCGTGATGACCTCGTGGTTGTCATTGCAGGATATACGAAAGAGATGGAGACCTTCTTAAAGGCGAATCCTGGATTGAAATCTCGTTTCCCTTATATCACAGAATTTCCGGATTACTCATCTGAAGAAATGCTAGAGATCCTTCACATGATGGCGGAAGAAAAAGACTTTACCATTGAACCTGTAATTAGTGGCGAGCTTCTCACCGTATTTGATAAGAAACAAATTTCTGGTAGAAATGATAGCGGAAACGGGCGTCTCGTCCGAAATCTTTTAGAAGAGGCCATTCGGAAGCAAGCCGTTCGATTGAATAAGGAAGAGAGTAATAAGGATTTCAAATTGCTTATTGCACAGGATTTTGGTTTGGCAGCAAAAGAGCCATTTGATATGGAAGAGGCTTTTAAACCGATTATTGGGTTAGAGAATGTGAAGGATTTTATCCGCACATTACAAAAACAAATATTAGCCAATCAAAAAAGAAAAGATGCGGGTATCCTTACCGATCAATCTCAGACATTAAATATTGTTTTCTCAGGTAATCCTGGGACGGGAAAAACGACGATGGCCAGACTTCTAGCTGAAATGCTGAAATCAATGGGGATTTTAAAGAGTGGGCATCTTGTGGAAGTTGACAGAACGGATTTAGTGGCCGAATATGTTGGGCAAACGGCTGTTAAAACAACTGAA from Bacillus sp. SLBN-46 encodes:
- a CDS encoding AAA family ATPase; this translates as MNFQKWLRVVLPEIQLFDFVQAKGFTGKKQQAVRQSTSLHMNGTAVKNQSIPKGPANVPHSVGAVKEVFQDAKHGVKQLGLNKSNDELDLIFKEIKQVMNQSILRQGPFIDELLVAFKKAFINRIKGKVQQTLLVAGPTGTGKTTSIRILIDQLYKKKLVPYNRYATIELDKYTESDIHTNFIVDCTAAFEYGIGTVCFTGFEKANEQIIDYVSKLFSQGYFRTTNGVMINASDYFLLLYTDVHFVEKEQGQLPPAIANKMPASILKGIQSFAISSPLLKEDIEIILKQKMTLAAERLEKQAQLILSVQPSIFSALAERILETKRYGEEIERFIDKDFYPVLVDLRAREIFRNGDRVLVKFQDDLLSASNGLKDYPLKRIPIVKEEKLEDILEELNQLTGLDSVKRSIYELLETVKIQKVRQEAGYKKADKMAIHMVFTGNPGTGKTIVARLVSRILKSMGLLSQGQLVEVARQDLVGEYLGSTAPKTNAAIQRAIGGVLFIDEAYTLAREKQDPFGLEAIDTIVKGMEDYRDDLVVVIAGYTKEMETFLKANPGLKSRFPYITEFPDYSSEEMLEILHMMAEEKDFTIEPVISGELLTVFDKKQISGRNDSGNGRLVRNLLEEAIRKQAVRLNKEESNKDFKLLIAQDFGLAAKEPFDMEEAFKPIIGLENVKDFIRTLQKQILANQKRKDAGILTDQSQTLNIVFSGNPGTGKTTMARLLAEMLKSMGILKSGHLVEVDRTDLVAEYVGQTAVKTTEVVQRALGGVLFIDEAYSLAEGGVQGGGFGKEAIDTLVRLIENYRNDLVVVLAGYTEEMEQFMKVNPGLSSRFPLKIEFPDYLAEQLADMTEIQASRKGFALANDLKAPLIELYKQKQIPGKNDSGNGRLVRNILEEAIRNQALRIVDATNLQLSELNQLTLIDFKLMEQAPKNLALAELQSVIGLDSVKDFVRSLSAQIEVANKRKMMGLPDVGAQSLHMIFKGNPGTGKTTIARILAKRLKELGVIKSDHIVETDRSGLVAGYVGQTALKTRDVLEKALGGVLFVDEAYALVGGGQDFGQEAIDTIVKFMDDHRENIIVILAGYEEDMERLLDTNAGLRSRFPNIISFPDYSVEELLEISEHILKPKGYEFSLDGKMALTELFKRYERNTEAGNGRLARNICEAAIRQHALRTSHISQPTLEDLTLLKREDLILAGGGR